A stretch of Flavobacterium sp. N2270 DNA encodes these proteins:
- a CDS encoding DUF6607 family protein, with the protein MKKTFALLLATISLSAGYAQDKQKDITSIKKMCGCYEVEFNFTETFQTTKDSTYKASPTKKDHALEWVELVEDSPNKLVLQHLLIVNDEMIIKHWRQDWMFENKEFYQFFKDKTWKYEKLNPKDVKGQWTQKVYQVDDSPRYEGTGTWIHKDGKDYWMNVTDAPLPRREHTIRNDYNVMERRNIHEITDYGWLHEQDNRKLVRDDKGNDTELAQEKGLDLYVKVEDSKCKAAQNWWKENGALWKNVRTKWQSVFDADKDINLESSVDKKPLFMHLFDLKPTASKAETDKIIDSFVK; encoded by the coding sequence ATGAAAAAAACATTTGCTCTTTTATTAGCAACAATTTCATTATCTGCTGGTTACGCACAAGACAAACAAAAAGACATTACGTCTATTAAAAAAATGTGTGGTTGTTATGAAGTAGAATTTAATTTTACGGAAACTTTTCAAACTACCAAAGACTCAACTTACAAAGCTTCACCGACAAAAAAAGACCATGCTTTAGAATGGGTTGAACTAGTAGAGGATTCACCAAATAAATTGGTTTTACAGCATTTATTAATTGTAAATGATGAAATGATTATTAAACATTGGAGACAAGATTGGATGTTTGAAAACAAAGAATTTTATCAGTTCTTTAAAGACAAAACTTGGAAGTATGAAAAATTAAATCCTAAAGATGTGAAAGGACAATGGACACAAAAAGTATATCAAGTGGATGATAGTCCAAGATATGAAGGAACAGGAACATGGATTCATAAAGATGGAAAAGATTATTGGATGAATGTTACCGATGCTCCTTTACCAAGAAGAGAACACACCATAAGAAATGACTATAATGTTATGGAAAGAAGAAACATTCATGAAATAACAGATTATGGTTGGTTACACGAACAAGACAACCGAAAATTAGTTCGTGATGACAAGGGAAATGACACTGAATTAGCTCAAGAAAAAGGATTAGATTTATATGTAAAAGTTGAAGATTCAAAATGTAAAGCTGCGCAAAATTGGTGGAAAGAAAATGGAGCACTTTGGAAAAATGTAAGGACCAAATGGCAATCAGTATTTGATGCTGACAAAGACATTAACTTAGAAAGTAGCGTAGATAAAAAACCTTTATTTATGCACTTATTTGACTTAAAACCAACAGCAAGTAAAGCAGAAACAGATAAAATTATCGATTCATTTGTAAAATAA
- a CDS encoding TonB-dependent receptor plug domain-containing protein: MKNLLFLFFFITFSNLIFSQEINVDSLKINQLNEVVLTAQIEPQSLKKSVHNVKVISAEDIANLGANNLGDILNQYINITVRPSSSSGKSTVSMFGLDGGYFKILVDNVPLVNENGLGNNTDLSQINLNDIEQIEIIEGSMGVTHGANAVSGVLNIITKKSTKEKWNITATVQEETVGKEFALFEEGRHIQNLKISHNINDNWFVNLGSNRNDFKGFLGDRNGKDYTINDGTRGYNWLPKEQWQNNALLSYKKNQFRVFYKFEWLDEVIDFYGSAAQSGFNTQYGSYKYGDDERYYSTRFYHHLNAVGKLYNQLNYNISFSHQYQKREVEAYRYNISDDVELNNSKQKDQSMEVFYSIGTLSNFFKTKKVDFQLGYEAVKNNGFAIVDEEDNQKKNVYKNIDNIDFFAISEINVSESFSVRPGARYSFQSLFENQYAISLGNRLLLPKRYEVRASIGKSYRTPTFNELYTQIIFDGHYFVGNEDLIPETSTSYEASIKKRFDLTQKVDLKSNFNVSYLNVDDRITSALTGFEGATPIYEYINISKFKSINFALSNAIQSENWKFSLGGSLTGISRTIENLEFVSDDEFLYNFNLNSSISYTVPKWKTTFSTYYKFTGKTQQYLSTTDGYVLSEIEPYSWLDASTRKLFYNDRIELTIGARNLLDINNVNQSNLNQGAGHAVSSQVLLAYGRSYFLKLTYNLNF, from the coding sequence ATGAAAAATTTACTGTTTCTTTTCTTTTTCATCACTTTTTCAAACTTAATTTTTTCTCAAGAAATAAATGTTGATTCCTTAAAAATTAACCAGTTAAACGAAGTGGTTTTAACAGCTCAGATTGAACCTCAATCTTTAAAAAAATCAGTTCATAATGTAAAGGTTATTTCAGCAGAAGATATAGCAAACTTAGGAGCAAATAATTTAGGCGATATTTTAAATCAATACATAAACATAACCGTAAGACCAAGTAGTAGTTCTGGTAAATCAACCGTCTCTATGTTTGGTTTAGATGGTGGATATTTTAAAATTTTGGTGGATAACGTGCCTTTAGTAAACGAAAATGGATTAGGAAATAACACTGATTTATCCCAAATTAACTTAAATGACATTGAGCAAATTGAAATTATTGAAGGTTCAATGGGCGTTACACATGGAGCAAATGCTGTTTCTGGAGTTTTAAATATCATTACAAAAAAATCTACTAAAGAAAAATGGAACATAACTGCAACGGTTCAAGAAGAAACGGTTGGAAAAGAATTTGCTCTTTTTGAGGAAGGAAGACATATTCAAAACCTGAAAATTTCTCACAATATAAACGACAATTGGTTTGTGAATTTGGGTTCTAATAGAAATGATTTCAAAGGTTTTTTAGGAGACAGAAACGGAAAAGACTACACTATTAACGATGGAACTCGTGGGTATAATTGGTTGCCAAAAGAACAATGGCAAAACAATGCGTTACTATCGTATAAAAAAAATCAATTTAGAGTATTTTACAAATTTGAATGGCTTGATGAAGTAATAGATTTTTATGGTTCTGCCGCACAATCGGGTTTTAATACGCAATATGGTTCTTATAAGTATGGCGATGATGAAAGGTATTATTCCACAAGATTTTACCATCATTTAAATGCTGTAGGAAAACTTTATAATCAACTAAATTATAACATTTCCTTTTCGCATCAGTATCAAAAAAGAGAAGTTGAAGCTTATCGATATAATATTTCTGATGATGTTGAATTAAATAATTCCAAACAAAAAGACCAATCGATGGAAGTTTTCTATTCTATTGGAACGTTAAGTAACTTTTTTAAAACCAAAAAAGTTGATTTTCAATTAGGTTATGAAGCTGTAAAAAATAATGGGTTTGCAATTGTTGACGAAGAAGATAATCAGAAAAAAAACGTTTATAAAAACATTGATAATATAGATTTTTTTGCCATTTCTGAAATCAACGTATCAGAATCATTTTCTGTTAGACCTGGAGCAAGATATTCTTTTCAATCTTTATTCGAAAATCAATATGCGATTTCGTTAGGAAACCGATTATTACTTCCTAAAAGATATGAAGTTAGAGCTTCAATTGGAAAATCATATAGAACACCAACGTTTAATGAACTTTATACTCAAATTATTTTTGACGGACATTATTTTGTGGGGAACGAAGATTTAATTCCAGAAACCAGTACTTCTTATGAAGCAAGCATAAAAAAACGATTTGATTTAACTCAAAAAGTAGACTTAAAATCAAATTTTAATGTGAGTTATCTAAATGTTGATGATAGAATTACAAGTGCTTTAACAGGTTTTGAAGGAGCAACTCCTATTTATGAATACATCAACATCAGTAAGTTTAAAAGTATAAATTTTGCCTTATCCAATGCTATTCAATCTGAAAATTGGAAGTTTTCTTTAGGTGGTTCTTTAACAGGAATCTCAAGAACAATAGAAAATTTAGAATTCGTGTCAGATGATGAATTTTTATACAATTTTAATCTGAATTCAAGCATTTCATATACAGTTCCTAAATGGAAAACTACCTTTTCAACTTACTATAAATTCACAGGAAAAACGCAACAGTATTTATCGACTACTGATGGCTATGTTTTGTCAGAAATTGAACCTTATAGTTGGTTAGATGCATCGACAAGAAAACTATTTTATAACGATAGAATAGAACTTACTATTGGAGCTAGAAATCTTTTAGACATAAATAACGTAAACCAATCCAACCTAAATCAAGGAGCTGGACATGCTGTTTCTTCTCAAGTTTTATTGGCCTACGGAAGAAGTTATTTTTTAAAATTAACCTATAATTTAAATTTTTAA
- a CDS encoding HmuY family protein translates to MKKQFYILSLITLVFTSCSSDDSNSSATTNIVEEAVVSPLLGGPNQQNQVYIDLSSNQQTAISRDSWDLGFSTGSDFRVIINGSIKMAVKQTTSTDISEVQNEDASVAVGYSTYSTMGYVDNPTGVLQGAGSGEGTAIAEISSNNEDNKVYLVNLGYEVGTTTPTVGSVSTDGAARGWKKIRITKQGNDYVLQYADLNATTAQSVTISKTTDYSFVFVSLDNGQIVNVQPKKNQWDLNFTGFTNYFPFGASSITYYYSDFVTTNMLGGTQVYEVLATDANQTAIEFENFLATDINDTNFSTSLTDQRVIGSNWRNGGGPSSLPSIKDDRFYVVKDVEGNLYKLRFLALTNDAGERGYPVFEYKILN, encoded by the coding sequence ATGAAAAAACAATTTTACATTTTATCATTAATAACGCTCGTCTTTACATCATGTTCTAGTGATGATTCTAATTCCTCAGCAACAACTAATATTGTTGAAGAAGCTGTAGTGTCACCATTATTAGGTGGGCCAAATCAACAAAATCAAGTATATATTGATTTAAGTTCTAATCAACAGACAGCAATTTCAAGAGATTCATGGGATTTAGGGTTTTCTACAGGAAGTGATTTTAGAGTTATCATAAACGGTTCTATAAAAATGGCTGTTAAACAAACAACTTCTACAGATATATCAGAAGTTCAAAATGAAGATGCATCAGTAGCGGTAGGTTATTCAACATACTCAACAATGGGTTATGTTGATAATCCAACAGGTGTTTTACAAGGAGCTGGCTCTGGAGAAGGAACAGCAATTGCTGAAATTTCATCAAATAATGAAGATAACAAAGTTTATTTAGTAAATTTAGGATACGAAGTTGGAACAACAACACCAACAGTTGGTTCTGTTTCTACTGATGGAGCTGCTCGTGGTTGGAAAAAAATTAGAATCACTAAACAAGGCAACGATTATGTTTTGCAATATGCTGATTTAAATGCTACAACGGCTCAATCTGTTACGATTTCAAAAACTACAGATTATAGTTTTGTATTTGTAAGTTTAGATAACGGACAAATAGTAAATGTGCAACCAAAGAAAAATCAATGGGATTTAAATTTCACAGGATTTACTAATTATTTTCCATTTGGAGCTTCAAGTATTACTTATTATTATTCGGATTTTGTAACTACAAATATGTTAGGAGGAACTCAAGTTTATGAAGTTTTAGCTACTGATGCTAATCAAACAGCAATAGAATTTGAAAACTTTTTAGCAACTGATATTAACGATACAAATTTCTCTACTTCATTGACCGATCAAAGAGTTATTGGTTCCAATTGGAGAAATGGTGGTGGACCAAGTTCTTTACCAAGTATAAAAGACGATCGTTTTTATGTAGTGAAAGATGTTGAAGGCAATCTTTATAAACTTAGATTCTTAGCCTTAACAAACGATGCTGGAGAAAGAGGTTATCCAGTTTTTGAATATAAAATTTTGAACTAA
- a CDS encoding DUF3050 domain-containing protein, with protein sequence MKTQTINQSIQKYKDELLNHSLYNEIKTIDDLRCFLENHVFAVWDFMSLLKALQSKLTCTTTPWIPVGNPETRYLINEIVVAEETDIDLDGNRKSHYELYIDAMKACGANTTPIENFLHDVVETRNIFVSIKQSELHTNVKEFLDFTFRVIEEGETHQIAAAFTFGREDLIPEMFTAILKKFQANFPDVDLSKLIYYFERHIELDADEHGPMAMKMIDELCGNDDKKWQEVKTVSILALEKRILLWNAIEEQIHKKELVH encoded by the coding sequence ATGAAAACCCAAACTATTAACCAAAGCATTCAAAAATATAAAGATGAATTATTAAATCATTCTTTATATAATGAAATAAAAACAATTGACGACCTACGTTGTTTCTTAGAAAATCATGTATTTGCCGTATGGGATTTTATGTCGCTCTTAAAAGCTTTGCAAAGTAAACTTACTTGCACAACAACTCCATGGATTCCTGTTGGGAATCCTGAAACTCGCTATTTAATAAACGAGATTGTAGTTGCAGAAGAAACCGATATTGATTTAGATGGAAATAGAAAGAGTCATTATGAATTGTATATTGACGCCATGAAAGCTTGTGGCGCTAACACAACTCCTATTGAAAACTTCTTACATGATGTTGTTGAAACAAGAAATATTTTTGTTTCCATTAAACAAAGTGAACTACATACCAATGTAAAAGAGTTTTTAGACTTTACTTTTAGAGTCATTGAAGAAGGCGAAACACATCAAATAGCGGCTGCATTTACTTTTGGAAGAGAGGATTTAATACCGGAAATGTTTACCGCTATACTGAAAAAATTTCAAGCTAATTTTCCAGATGTTGATTTATCAAAGCTAATTTATTATTTTGAAAGACATATTGAATTAGACGCTGACGAACACGGACCAATGGCAATGAAAATGATAGATGAATTATGCGGTAATGATGATAAAAAATGGCAAGAAGTAAAAACAGTTTCTATTTTAGCATTAGAAAAGAGAATATTATTATGGAACGCTATTGAGGAGCAAATCCATAAAAAAGAATTAGTTCATTAA